From Sulfurovum zhangzhouensis, one genomic window encodes:
- the lolA gene encoding LolA-like outer membrane lipoprotein chaperone has protein sequence MKQLWTLLILSGALAASPISVPENFKSDFEQRITNPDKKVIHYKGTVRFSDEKMLKWVYEEPTRKEVCSNGENVTVVDHDLEQVSYYLIEKGFDLAKILNSAKPYKDTKTVFIAKYAGKNYTIQLDAKKHLWRVAYYDDLDNEVLIIFDKMNYGKGKLPLKSLLCEAPESYDVIGE, from the coding sequence ATGAAGCAATTATGGACGTTATTGATACTGTCGGGAGCATTGGCTGCATCTCCGATTAGTGTGCCTGAGAATTTTAAATCAGATTTTGAACAGCGGATTACCAACCCTGATAAAAAAGTGATTCATTATAAAGGAACTGTACGCTTTTCAGATGAAAAGATGTTAAAGTGGGTATATGAAGAGCCTACACGTAAAGAGGTCTGCAGTAATGGTGAAAATGTTACTGTGGTTGACCATGATCTTGAACAGGTATCTTATTATCTCATTGAAAAAGGTTTTGATCTTGCCAAGATATTAAACTCTGCAAAACCTTATAAAGATACGAAGACCGTATTTATTGCCAAGTATGCAGGAAAGAACTATACGATACAGCTTGATGCGAAAAAACATCTATGGCGAGTAGCTTATTATGATGATCTGGATAATGAAGTGTTGATTATTTTTGATAAAATGAACTATGGTAAGGGGAAACTGCCACTGAAAAGTTTACTCTGTGAGGCACCTGAGTCCTATGATGTGATCGGGGAGTAG
- the secA gene encoding preprotein translocase subunit SecA, which yields MIQNVLKKVFGTRNDKIVKNYLKKVKQINELEAAYEQLDDDALKEAFNTLKASVQSGEKSLDDVLHISFAITREAAKRVLGMRHYDVQMVGGMVLNDGNIAEMKTGEGKTLVATLAVVLNAMTGKGVHVVTVNDYLAKRDAEEMGALYSFLGFSTGCITSEIYSEEERKAQYDADITYGTNNEYGFDYLRDNMKVRIQEKVQREHHFAIVDEVDSILIDEARTPLIISGPTHRDHNHYQRANEIALQLEKGEKKDTRPGEPDETTGDFIVDEKNRIIIMTEQGLEKAQELFDVENMYDLENAALSHHLDQALKAHYLFEKDVHYVVKDNEIIIVDEFTGRLSEGRRFSEGLHQALEAKEGVEIQEESQTLAEITYQNYFRLYDKLAGMTGTAQTEASEFSQIYNLEVITIPTHLPIARVDKNDLIYNTEREKLNAVVKRIKEFHSKGQPVLIGTASIEKSEMIHERLKKEKIPHNVLNAKNHEKEAEIIIDAGVKGAVTVATNMAGRGVDIKISDEVRNLGGLAIIGTERHESRRIDNQLRGRSGRQGDPGESQFFLSLDDNLLRIFGGEKIRNIMNRLGVEEGEYIDSKIVTRSVEKAQKKVENQHYESRKHILEYDDVANHQRKAIYAFRNQLLNPEFDIGAKIKENRAEYITHLLDLCEIFPGVPKEDYNTEKLTALIKEELNITIQGDPFKDAEIEEITEKITHMMEDLYEKKMSVIDPAQRSEIERVLYLQVLDPQWRDHLYEMDVLKTGIGLRGYNQKDPLTEYKQDSYRLFQELVLRIKYEAVKTLQLVQFTFQSPEDEQAAVEHIREELDSSVADAVLNNETENEAKKNKPVSGTKKPKRNEPCPCGSGKKYKSCCGTSGPKRGLLA from the coding sequence ATGATACAAAACGTTCTCAAAAAGGTCTTTGGTACAAGAAACGACAAGATCGTAAAAAACTATCTCAAAAAAGTTAAACAGATCAATGAGCTAGAAGCAGCTTACGAACAGTTGGATGATGATGCACTCAAAGAAGCTTTCAATACACTCAAAGCAAGTGTACAAAGCGGTGAAAAAAGTCTGGACGATGTTCTCCACATTTCATTTGCAATTACAAGAGAAGCAGCAAAACGTGTACTGGGTATGCGCCATTATGATGTACAGATGGTCGGTGGTATGGTGTTGAATGACGGCAATATCGCAGAGATGAAGACAGGAGAAGGTAAAACACTGGTTGCTACCTTGGCTGTTGTTCTCAATGCAATGACCGGAAAAGGTGTTCATGTAGTCACGGTTAACGACTACCTGGCAAAAAGAGATGCTGAGGAGATGGGAGCACTTTACAGCTTCCTTGGATTCTCTACAGGATGTATCACTTCTGAGATATACAGTGAAGAAGAGAGAAAAGCACAGTACGATGCAGACATTACTTATGGTACTAATAATGAATATGGATTTGACTACCTTCGTGACAATATGAAAGTACGTATCCAAGAGAAAGTACAAAGAGAACACCACTTTGCTATCGTTGATGAAGTTGACTCAATCCTTATTGATGAAGCAAGAACTCCGCTTATCATATCCGGACCGACACACAGAGACCACAACCATTACCAACGTGCCAATGAAATAGCCTTACAACTAGAAAAAGGTGAGAAGAAAGATACCAGACCGGGAGAACCTGATGAGACTACCGGAGACTTCATTGTTGACGAGAAGAACCGTATCATCATCATGACTGAACAGGGACTAGAAAAAGCGCAGGAGCTTTTTGATGTAGAGAACATGTATGACCTTGAGAATGCTGCACTTTCTCACCATCTTGACCAAGCACTCAAAGCACACTATCTTTTTGAGAAAGATGTACACTACGTAGTAAAAGACAATGAGATCATCATTGTTGATGAATTTACGGGACGATTAAGTGAAGGCCGAAGATTTTCAGAAGGACTTCACCAGGCACTGGAAGCTAAAGAAGGCGTAGAGATACAGGAAGAATCACAAACACTGGCAGAAATCACCTATCAAAACTACTTTAGACTTTATGACAAACTTGCAGGTATGACAGGTACGGCACAAACTGAAGCATCAGAATTTTCTCAGATCTATAACCTTGAAGTCATCACCATTCCTACACATCTTCCTATCGCAAGAGTAGACAAAAACGACCTTATCTACAATACTGAACGTGAAAAGCTTAATGCTGTTGTTAAAAGGATCAAAGAGTTCCATAGCAAGGGTCAGCCCGTACTTATCGGTACAGCTTCGATCGAAAAGTCTGAAATGATTCATGAAAGACTGAAAAAAGAGAAGATCCCTCATAATGTTCTAAATGCAAAGAATCATGAAAAAGAAGCGGAGATCATCATAGACGCGGGAGTTAAAGGTGCAGTTACCGTAGCTACGAACATGGCCGGTCGTGGTGTAGACATAAAGATCAGTGATGAAGTAAGAAACCTTGGCGGACTGGCGATCATCGGTACGGAAAGACATGAGAGCAGACGTATCGACAACCAGTTAAGAGGACGTTCAGGACGTCAGGGTGATCCGGGAGAAAGCCAGTTCTTCCTTAGCCTGGATGATAATCTTCTTCGTATTTTTGGTGGTGAGAAGATCAGAAATATCATGAATAGACTAGGCGTAGAAGAGGGAGAGTATATCGATTCAAAGATCGTAACCCGTTCAGTTGAAAAAGCGCAGAAAAAAGTGGAGAATCAACACTACGAGTCCCGTAAACATATCCTTGAATATGATGATGTTGCAAATCACCAAAGAAAAGCCATCTATGCATTTAGAAATCAACTACTTAACCCTGAGTTCGATATCGGTGCAAAGATCAAAGAGAACCGTGCTGAATACATCACACATCTCTTAGACCTTTGTGAGATCTTCCCGGGAGTACCAAAAGAGGACTACAATACTGAAAAACTGACTGCTCTGATCAAAGAAGAACTCAATATCACTATTCAAGGTGATCCTTTCAAAGATGCTGAGATCGAAGAGATCACTGAAAAGATTACACATATGATGGAAGATCTGTATGAAAAGAAAATGTCTGTAATTGATCCTGCACAACGAAGCGAGATCGAACGTGTTCTTTACCTTCAAGTACTGGACCCTCAATGGAGAGATCACCTTTATGAAATGGATGTACTCAAAACAGGTATCGGCCTTAGAGGATATAACCAAAAAGATCCATTGACTGAGTATAAACAAGACAGCTACAGACTCTTTCAAGAGCTGGTACTGCGTATCAAGTATGAAGCTGTTAAAACACTTCAACTCGTGCAGTTTACCTTCCAATCACCAGAAGATGAACAAGCAGCAGTTGAACATATCAGAGAAGAGCTTGACAGCAGCGTTGCTGATGCTGTTCTTAATAATGAAACAGAAAACGAAGCAAAGAAAAATAAACCGGTATCTGGTACTAAAAAACCAAAACGTAATGAGCCTTGCCCATGTGGATCAGGTAAAAAATACAAAAGCTGCTGTGGTACAAGTGGACCAAAGAGAGGACTTTTAGCTTAA
- a CDS encoding ABC transporter permease — protein MINREFVHHIIRHYLKYDKDNPFIFISALLAFLGISAGVMVLMIAMGIMNGTQKEFTKRLFVMNYPLTVLPMTQDAVSEDLINDLQKKFPHLKFSPYYTTQVITKNAGAVQGSLLYGIDFDKESQINHIFKEARGQKKDTFRIIVGDSLSFEMDAPKGEKVTLYFSEQEAIGFATMPLQKRFVVDGIFDSGLKAYDKAIIYTTLEAFHKLLKRKEGYYDGLHIYTENPIKEIDRIKAALPDSVIIEGWWQQNGNFFAAMEMEKKALFLVLLLIILVASLNIISSLLMTVMSRRSEIALMRTLGATKAEIRSIFFKLGLVIGSTGILVGTLLGFLGIWILKTFDIISMPADVYGTSKLPVDLTMSDFGLIILGTTIIILLSSLYPAKKASQTDPLTVLRNE, from the coding sequence ATGATTAATCGAGAGTTTGTTCATCATATCATCCGCCATTACCTAAAATACGATAAGGATAATCCTTTTATCTTTATCTCTGCATTACTGGCATTCTTGGGTATCTCTGCAGGAGTAATGGTACTCATGATTGCAATGGGCATCATGAATGGGACACAAAAAGAGTTTACAAAACGACTCTTTGTCATGAACTACCCTTTAACCGTACTTCCAATGACACAGGATGCTGTTAGTGAAGACCTCATCAACGACCTTCAAAAGAAATTTCCGCATCTTAAATTCAGTCCATATTACACTACCCAGGTGATCACCAAAAATGCAGGTGCCGTCCAAGGTTCACTTCTTTATGGGATCGACTTTGATAAAGAGAGTCAGATCAACCATATCTTTAAAGAGGCAAGAGGTCAGAAAAAAGATACATTCCGTATTATTGTCGGTGATTCCCTATCATTTGAAATGGATGCCCCTAAAGGTGAAAAGGTCACGCTTTACTTCTCAGAGCAAGAGGCCATAGGATTTGCTACGATGCCTTTACAGAAACGCTTTGTTGTAGACGGTATCTTTGACTCTGGACTAAAGGCCTATGATAAAGCGATCATCTATACTACTCTTGAAGCTTTTCATAAACTGCTTAAACGTAAAGAAGGCTATTATGATGGACTTCATATCTATACGGAAAATCCTATTAAAGAGATTGATAGAATAAAAGCGGCACTTCCTGACTCAGTGATCATTGAAGGTTGGTGGCAGCAAAACGGTAATTTCTTTGCTGCAATGGAGATGGAGAAAAAAGCACTCTTTTTAGTTCTTTTACTTATCATACTTGTTGCTTCACTCAACATTATCTCTTCATTACTGATGACGGTGATGAGCCGAAGAAGTGAGATCGCTCTTATGCGTACCTTAGGGGCTACAAAAGCAGAGATACGCTCTATCTTCTTTAAACTGGGTCTTGTCATAGGAAGTACAGGTATTTTAGTCGGTACGCTGCTTGGTTTTTTAGGTATCTGGATACTTAAAACCTTTGATATTATCTCAATGCCTGCAGATGTTTACGGTACGTCAAAACTGCCTGTTGATCTTACCATGAGTGATTTTGGGCTTATTATTCTAGGGACTACTATCATCATTCTTCTTTCATCACTTTACCCGGCGAAGAAAGCTTCTCAAACTGATCCGTTGACCGTACTGAGGAATGAATAA
- a CDS encoding YhdP family protein, producing the protein MFSIRDMIKFLRNTLILLAMVLIVLVVWLKVGIRADYLHVGPYRISGLYIKLDKKLTLSAHHIVIPKSKSNPSFSTIDRTFDRIKGMLQIFDYVALHDIIYENNRIDLVYADNMLHINTKDYEIAGKIERKDKRFEAEVPLLYIKAKKITLSGNFTYSHYEDRLHVWGRYDMYGIQGNFTASKVKNNIHFDLQSDTFDDLKPLMEVLPLTEVVKHWSVERIQAQQYKLKALKGNGTAKGQDFTLDLDTLTGVAELSNAEINFKDGLESVYTPKIILEYKKGGLYFDLDKPVYQNKALDGSKVSIIDLTGSKPTTLKLDLHVNSPFDDAVQKILKAYHLPIPVLQQSGTAETSIGLDVVFKSGDTSAVIDVDVKDARLQVYKLDLSVESGHVHYEDGIVSFDNLLLKDKMYSGTVEGSIKLNKKKADILAVVNYLHSGEEGQEKSFEIKNKKFNLALDYHKGILIKIPELELSISEENNITQFSFEDLNLIKPYVKDKEFIQEGGNVDILTDDFKTFTFNGLLRRNTCFFYEGDDLCHTKVPCSGTITPKGIDFYAFDKRLHFNETRSRVTLNKLNIDLKRFIEYMTTNHEEGTITEKKGESLVIIGNKSNLRYENYTLVTDSYDVEVKPNGDIKAIGSSEGDIVKFEKKGNIFSINALRIKDDVLHPLIDFKGLKKGRYSLKVSGNINKVMNGRIIIEGGVMKDFKAYNNTLALINTLPALATLQDPGFSKEGFKIKKGVAEYKVINGEKIVFDSIYIKGKSSTIVGKGFIDIKQNVIDIQLAIRTAKTLGNVMGKIPFIGYILMGEDKSMTLGLTITGTLDKPKVETSAAEEILILPLEIIKRTIESPKQMLEETKRIEKEKPDEEKAVPSIHEQLGLEAPNKTKETTQPKKEAQ; encoded by the coding sequence ATGTTCTCAATCAGGGACATGATAAAATTTTTACGAAACACTCTTATCCTTTTAGCTATGGTTTTGATAGTATTAGTGGTATGGCTGAAAGTAGGTATCAGGGCTGATTATCTACATGTAGGGCCGTATAGAATCTCTGGATTATACATTAAACTCGATAAAAAACTGACACTTAGTGCGCATCATATTGTCATACCTAAAAGTAAATCCAATCCGTCATTTTCAACGATTGATAGAACATTTGACCGCATCAAAGGGATGCTTCAGATATTTGATTACGTAGCACTGCATGACATTATTTATGAAAATAACAGAATTGACCTTGTGTATGCTGATAATATGCTACATATTAATACGAAAGATTATGAGATCGCAGGAAAAATAGAGCGTAAGGATAAGCGCTTTGAAGCAGAAGTGCCATTGCTTTATATCAAGGCAAAAAAGATCACGCTTTCAGGTAACTTTACCTATAGCCATTATGAGGACCGGCTTCATGTCTGGGGCCGATACGATATGTACGGCATACAGGGAAATTTTACGGCAAGCAAGGTAAAAAACAATATTCATTTTGATCTTCAAAGTGATACCTTCGATGACCTTAAACCATTGATGGAAGTTTTACCCTTGACAGAAGTGGTAAAACATTGGTCAGTAGAGAGAATTCAGGCACAGCAATATAAATTAAAAGCACTCAAAGGAAACGGAACTGCAAAAGGTCAGGATTTTACTCTGGATCTTGATACTTTAACCGGTGTAGCTGAGCTAAGCAATGCGGAAATTAATTTTAAAGATGGACTAGAGAGTGTCTATACCCCTAAAATTATATTGGAGTATAAAAAGGGTGGTTTATATTTTGATTTGGATAAACCGGTATATCAAAATAAAGCATTAGATGGCAGTAAAGTTTCTATCATAGACCTCACAGGAAGTAAGCCAACAACTTTGAAGCTCGATCTTCATGTGAATTCTCCATTTGATGATGCTGTACAGAAGATACTTAAAGCCTATCATTTGCCAATACCGGTATTACAACAAAGCGGTACGGCTGAGACATCAATCGGCCTTGATGTAGTATTTAAAAGTGGTGATACTTCTGCTGTAATTGATGTCGATGTGAAGGATGCAAGACTGCAAGTTTATAAGCTTGATCTTAGTGTAGAGAGCGGTCATGTACATTATGAAGATGGCATTGTATCATTTGATAATCTACTTTTGAAAGATAAAATGTATAGCGGTACTGTAGAAGGAAGTATAAAGCTTAATAAGAAAAAAGCAGACATTCTTGCAGTTGTGAACTATCTTCATAGTGGAGAAGAAGGTCAAGAGAAGTCTTTTGAGATAAAGAACAAAAAGTTCAATCTTGCTTTGGATTATCATAAAGGAATACTTATCAAAATACCTGAACTGGAATTATCCATCAGTGAAGAAAACAATATAACACAGTTCTCATTCGAAGATCTCAACTTGATTAAACCTTATGTAAAAGATAAAGAGTTTATTCAAGAAGGCGGAAATGTTGATATCCTTACTGATGATTTTAAAACCTTTACCTTTAACGGTTTATTACGACGAAATACCTGCTTCTTTTATGAAGGAGATGATCTTTGTCATACCAAAGTCCCATGTTCAGGGACGATCACTCCTAAAGGAATAGATTTTTATGCATTTGATAAACGTCTGCATTTTAATGAAACGCGATCAAGAGTAACTCTCAATAAACTCAATATAGATCTAAAAAGATTTATTGAATACATGACAACCAATCATGAAGAGGGTACGATTACCGAAAAAAAAGGTGAGTCTCTTGTAATAATTGGAAACAAGAGTAACCTTCGTTATGAGAACTATACTCTTGTAACTGACAGTTATGATGTAGAGGTCAAACCTAATGGTGATATCAAAGCGATCGGTAGTTCTGAGGGAGATATCGTTAAGTTTGAAAAGAAAGGTAATATCTTCTCTATAAATGCACTTCGGATTAAAGATGATGTGTTACATCCTTTGATCGATTTTAAAGGATTGAAAAAGGGACGTTATAGCCTAAAAGTGTCGGGAAACATAAATAAAGTAATGAATGGCAGGATTATTATTGAGGGTGGGGTAATGAAAGACTTCAAAGCCTATAACAATACTCTTGCACTTATCAATACCTTACCGGCCCTTGCAACTTTACAAGACCCCGGTTTTTCAAAAGAAGGCTTTAAAATCAAGAAGGGTGTAGCTGAATATAAGGTCATTAATGGAGAGAAGATTGTTTTTGATTCAATCTATATCAAAGGAAAGTCTTCGACCATTGTGGGGAAAGGGTTTATTGATATCAAGCAAAATGTGATTGATATTCAGTTGGCGATCAGAACAGCCAAAACATTAGGAAACGTAATGGGCAAGATCCCTTTTATCGGATATATTTTAATGGGAGAAGATAAGAGTATGACGCTAGGTTTGACAATCACAGGAACGCTTGATAAACCTAAAGTAGAAACTTCTGCGGCTGAAGAGATTTTAATACTTCCTTTAGAAATTATCAAACGAACCATTGAGTCCCCAAAACAGATGCTGGAAGAGACCAAGCGTATAGAAAAAGAGAAACCTGATGAGGAAAAAGCAGTACCTAGTATTCATGAACAGTTGGGATTAGAAGCACCTAATAAGACAAAAGAGACTACTCAACCGAAGAAGGAAGCTCAATAG
- the mltG gene encoding endolytic transglycosylase MltG, which produces MFRKNFIMSLIENILILLVVTFVFYSSQSLSTQKTIYVPQGSITNIISQLHKKGYEVSIIDRYILSFLGQPQSGWVDIGSTRLNRIDFLYKLATAKAKMEEITLIPGETTVLFFEDIAATLELNASKLQQFYNQDADYPEAGIYADTYYVPFGINEEQLVTFLLKESTKQFQKISHKIYGTYDKKQWLRLLTVASIIQKEAANVEEMPLVSSVIYNRLKKGMPLQMDGTLNYGKYSHIKVTPDRIRNDKSRFNTYKYKGLPPSPIGAVSFDAIIAAIKPAQTDYLYFMKNKQGTHDFTKSYQTHRRNILKAR; this is translated from the coding sequence GTGTTTCGTAAAAATTTTATCATGTCCCTGATTGAGAACATTCTCATCCTTTTAGTGGTCACTTTTGTCTTCTATTCCTCACAATCCCTCTCTACACAAAAGACAATCTATGTACCCCAGGGATCTATCACCAATATTATATCACAGCTGCATAAAAAGGGGTACGAAGTCAGTATCATTGACAGATATATTTTAAGCTTTTTGGGACAACCGCAAAGTGGATGGGTAGACATCGGTTCGACCAGACTTAACCGTATAGATTTTTTATACAAGCTTGCTACTGCAAAAGCAAAAATGGAGGAGATCACATTGATCCCTGGAGAGACCACTGTACTTTTCTTTGAAGACATAGCTGCTACTCTAGAACTGAATGCAAGTAAATTACAACAATTTTATAACCAGGATGCCGACTATCCGGAAGCAGGTATTTATGCAGACACCTATTATGTACCTTTTGGGATCAATGAGGAGCAACTGGTTACTTTCCTTTTGAAAGAGTCAACCAAACAATTTCAAAAAATCTCACACAAGATATACGGTACCTATGATAAAAAGCAATGGCTCAGGCTCCTTACAGTTGCCTCAATTATCCAGAAAGAAGCAGCAAATGTTGAGGAGATGCCATTGGTCTCTTCAGTCATCTATAACCGCTTAAAAAAGGGGATGCCTTTACAAATGGACGGGACGCTTAACTATGGTAAATATTCTCATATCAAAGTGACTCCTGACCGCATCCGTAACGATAAAAGTAGATTCAATACCTATAAATACAAAGGTTTGCCCCCTTCACCGATCGGTGCAGTCAGTTTTGACGCAATTATTGCTGCGATCAAACCTGCGCAGACAGACTATCTCTATTTTATGAAGAACAAACAGGGAACCCACGATTTTACCAAAAGCTATCAAACACACCGTAGAAATATATTGAAAGCAAGATAA
- a CDS encoding DUF234 domain-containing protein, which yields MHIKASFKRFHHYFNYLTLEQSLEYFSILGGIEENIEIDFFDDLFSMVKINFVDEFKKFQNLVSPSYLIESPYREILIAVARGDGKFYSVLRKARLSESIGEQVIEELVDLGVLFIEKSRETPLKTYPKQKIKKHLRSYRIQDKLRFNEPFLRFWFGFVEIYHKELEAGKGDRFLANFQKHYERLRTLVYEQLCDAMLVEYFTQQGIGILASGSYWNQYSEFDILAVTDQKKIILGECKYKDRKVCKNELRKLMAKAEQSGLNVDTYALFSKSGFSNELLQNKDEKLLLFDLNDLKLLL from the coding sequence TTGCATATCAAAGCGTCATTTAAAAGGTTTCACCACTACTTTAATTATCTTACTTTAGAACAGTCACTAGAGTACTTTTCGATACTTGGGGGTATAGAAGAGAATATAGAAATAGACTTTTTTGATGATCTTTTCTCTATGGTGAAAATAAACTTTGTTGATGAGTTCAAAAAGTTTCAGAACCTTGTTTCTCCTTCATATCTTATTGAATCACCTTATCGTGAAATATTGATCGCTGTGGCCAGAGGTGACGGTAAATTCTATAGTGTCCTCCGTAAGGCAAGGTTGAGTGAGAGTATAGGTGAACAGGTTATAGAAGAGCTTGTTGATCTTGGCGTACTTTTTATTGAGAAGTCCAGAGAGACGCCGCTCAAAACCTATCCAAAACAAAAGATCAAAAAACATCTACGCAGCTACCGGATACAAGACAAACTACGTTTTAATGAACCTTTTTTACGTTTTTGGTTCGGTTTTGTAGAAATCTATCATAAAGAACTGGAAGCAGGTAAAGGTGACAGGTTTCTTGCTAACTTCCAGAAACATTATGAGAGGTTACGTACACTGGTTTATGAACAGCTATGTGATGCAATGCTTGTAGAGTATTTTACTCAACAGGGAATCGGGATACTTGCTTCAGGAAGTTATTGGAATCAGTACAGTGAGTTTGACATCCTGGCTGTTACTGATCAAAAAAAGATCATTTTGGGAGAGTGTAAGTATAAAGACCGCAAAGTATGTAAAAATGAACTTAGAAAGCTCATGGCAAAAGCAGAGCAATCCGGACTTAATGTCGATACGTATGCACTCTTTTCTAAAAGCGGTTTTTCTAATGAATTGCTGCAGAATAAAGATGAAAAACTGCTTCTTTTTGATCTTAATGATCTGAAATTACTACTTTAA
- a CDS encoding helix-turn-helix domain-containing protein — protein sequence MKHFYTRSEQIQGIIKGLNLTKTLYVSSIIIGPEHTGKKSLAQSVFPNAPMVSGEKQEEIKRALATSDELIITNFEKLKNQSELDFTNKRIIATANYMGNAALIDDLFAFIYTMPSLNQRNEDVQYLKELYIEDAKSTLMIENSTIDTENIPLDLTLNNKSLKRSVYTYLIKHTMESDDIEEIIYYYLLKHLEGNDAYREYLGLYEKPLIKAGLEKFGSQLKLSEILGINRNTLRKKIHEHNIDQEL from the coding sequence ATGAAACATTTTTATACAAGATCAGAACAGATACAGGGTATTATCAAGGGTTTGAATCTTACCAAAACACTCTATGTTTCTTCTATCATCATAGGTCCGGAACATACCGGTAAAAAATCTTTAGCACAATCCGTATTCCCCAATGCACCTATGGTATCAGGAGAGAAGCAGGAAGAGATCAAAAGGGCACTTGCAACTTCAGATGAATTGATCATCACAAATTTTGAAAAACTCAAAAACCAAAGTGAATTGGACTTTACCAATAAACGTATCATTGCTACAGCAAACTATATGGGCAATGCTGCGCTCATCGATGACCTTTTTGCCTTCATTTATACCATGCCGTCTTTAAACCAGAGAAATGAGGATGTCCAATATCTCAAAGAACTTTATATTGAAGACGCAAAATCTACATTAATGATAGAAAACAGCACGATTGACACTGAAAACATACCATTGGATCTTACACTTAATAATAAAAGTCTAAAACGGTCTGTTTATACCTATCTGATTAAACATACTATGGAATCAGATGATATTGAAGAGATCATTTATTACTATCTTCTAAAACACCTTGAGGGTAACGATGCTTACCGGGAATATTTAGGACTTTATGAAAAACCATTGATCAAGGCCGGACTTGAAAAGTTTGGTTCACAATTGAAACTTTCAGAAATTTTAGGTATCAATAGAAATACCTTAAGAAAAAAAATACATGAACACAATATAGATCAGGAACTATAA